The sequence TAGCGAACAATCCGGGTAAACATCAGACCTTCACTTCCTTGTGCACCGTGTGCCTATCGCACCAGGGGCAGTATTTCTTTAGCTCCAGCTTGGCGGTGGTGTTGCGCTTGTTCTTCTCGGTGGCGTAGTTGCGGCGCTTGCACTCGGTGCACTCCAGGAGGATTTTGATGCGGAC is a genomic window of Thermus albus containing:
- the rpmG gene encoding 50S ribosomal protein L33; translated protein: MASEVRIKILLECTECKRRNYATEKNKRNTTAKLELKKYCPWCDRHTVHKEVKV